One stretch of Mus pahari chromosome 5, PAHARI_EIJ_v1.1, whole genome shotgun sequence DNA includes these proteins:
- the LOC110322242 gene encoding serpin B4-like isoform X3, whose translation MHLFAEATTKFTLELYRQLRESDNNIFYSPISMMTALAMLQLGAKGNTEQQIEKVLQFNEITKKTTEKSAHCHVSEEENVHEQFQKLMTQLNKSNDAYDLKAANSIYGAKDFPFLQTFLEDIKKYYQVNVDSLDFAHAAEESQKKINSWVESQTNGKIKDLFPRGSLSSSTILVLVNAVYFKGQWNHKFDEKHTTEEKFWLNKDVQAKIVEIPYKGKELSMFVLLPVEIDGLKKIEEQLTADKLLEWTRAENMHMTKLYLCLPRFKVEEKYDLPVPLEHMGMVDAFDPQKADFSGMSSTQGLVVSKVLHKSFVEVNEEGTEAAAATGVEINKLSLQIPEDFFCDHPFLFFIKHSKTNSILFFGRMSSP comes from the exons ATGCATTTGTTTGCTGAAGCCACTACAAAATTCACACTTGAGCTGTATAGGCAGCTCAGAGAATCAGACAACAACATTTTCTATTCCCCGATCAGCATGATGACAGCATTGGCAATGCTCCAGCTTGGAGCCAAAGGAAACACTGAACAACAAATTGAGAAG GTTCTTCAATTCAATGAAATCACCaagaagacaacagaaaaatCTGCACACTGCCATGTAAGT gaggaagaaaatgtccATGAACAATTTCAAAAGCTTATGACTCAGTTGAACAAATCCAATGATGCTTATGACCTAAAGGCTGCCAACAGTATCTATGGAGCAAAGGATTTCCCATTTCTCCAG ACATTTTTGGAAGACATTAAGAAATATTACCAAGTGAACGTGGACTCACTCGATTTTGCACATGCAGCAGAAGAGAGCCAAAAGAAGATTAATTCCTGGGTGGAAAGCCAAACAAATG GAAAAATCAAAGACTTATTTCCTAGAGGGAGCCTGAGCAGTAGCACTATACTGGTTCTTGTCAATGCAGTGTATTTCAAAGGACAATGGAATCACAAATTTGATGAAAAGCATACCACAGAAGAAAAGTTTTGGCTGAACAAG GATGTGCAGGCTAAGATTGTGGAAATACCATACAAAGGCAAAGAGCTAAGTATGTTTGTCCTGCTGCCAGTGGAAATCGATGGTCTGAAGAAG ATTGAAGAACAACTCACTGCTGACAAGTTACTAGAGTGGACAAGAGCAGAAAACATGCATATGACCAAGTTGTATTTATGTTTGCCTCGGTTCAAAGTGGAAGAGAAGTATGACCTCCCAGTTCCATTGGAACACATGGGGATGGTCGACGCCTTTGATCCACAGAAGGCTGACTTCTCTGGCATGAGCAGCACTCAGGGTCTCGTGGTATCTAAAGTTTTACACAAGTCCTTTGTGGAGGTAAATGAAGAAGGAACAGAAGCTGCTGCTGCCACGGGGGTGGAAATCAATAAATTATCTTTACAGATACCAGAAGATTTCTTTTGTGATCATCCGTTCCTATTCTTCATCAAGCACAGCAAGACCAACAGCATCCTCTTCTTTGGCAGAATGTCTTCCCCTTAA
- the LOC110322242 gene encoding serpin B4-like isoform X1 gives MHLFAEATTKFTLELYRQLRESDNNIFYSPISMMTALAMLQLGAKGNTEQQIEKVLQFNEITKKTTEKSAHCHVSEEENVHEQFQKLMTQLNKSNDAYDLKAANSIYGAKDFPFLQTFLEDIKKYYQVNVDSLDFAHAAEESQKKINSWVESQTNGKIKDLFPRGSLSSSTILVLVNAVYFKGQWNHKFDEKHTTEEKFWLNKNTSKPVQMMKQRNKFNFMFLEDVQAKIVEIPYKGKELSMFVLLPVEIDGLKKIEEQLTADKLLEWTRAENMHMTKLYLCLPRFKVEEKYDLPVPLEHMGMVDAFDPQKADFSGMSSTQGLVVSKVLHKSFVEVNEEGTEAAAATGVEINKLSLQIPEDFFCDHPFLFFIKHSKTNSILFFGRMSSP, from the exons ATGCATTTGTTTGCTGAAGCCACTACAAAATTCACACTTGAGCTGTATAGGCAGCTCAGAGAATCAGACAACAACATTTTCTATTCCCCGATCAGCATGATGACAGCATTGGCAATGCTCCAGCTTGGAGCCAAAGGAAACACTGAACAACAAATTGAGAAG GTTCTTCAATTCAATGAAATCACCaagaagacaacagaaaaatCTGCACACTGCCATGTAAGT gaggaagaaaatgtccATGAACAATTTCAAAAGCTTATGACTCAGTTGAACAAATCCAATGATGCTTATGACCTAAAGGCTGCCAACAGTATCTATGGAGCAAAGGATTTCCCATTTCTCCAG ACATTTTTGGAAGACATTAAGAAATATTACCAAGTGAACGTGGACTCACTCGATTTTGCACATGCAGCAGAAGAGAGCCAAAAGAAGATTAATTCCTGGGTGGAAAGCCAAACAAATG GAAAAATCAAAGACTTATTTCCTAGAGGGAGCCTGAGCAGTAGCACTATACTGGTTCTTGTCAATGCAGTGTATTTCAAAGGACAATGGAATCACAAATTTGATGAAAAGCATACCACAGAAGAAAAGTTTTGGCTGAACAAG AATACAAGTAAACCTGTCCAGAtgatgaaacaaagaaacaaatttaactTCATGTTTCTGGAGGATGTGCAGGCTAAGATTGTGGAAATACCATACAAAGGCAAAGAGCTAAGTATGTTTGTCCTGCTGCCAGTGGAAATCGATGGTCTGAAGAAG ATTGAAGAACAACTCACTGCTGACAAGTTACTAGAGTGGACAAGAGCAGAAAACATGCATATGACCAAGTTGTATTTATGTTTGCCTCGGTTCAAAGTGGAAGAGAAGTATGACCTCCCAGTTCCATTGGAACACATGGGGATGGTCGACGCCTTTGATCCACAGAAGGCTGACTTCTCTGGCATGAGCAGCACTCAGGGTCTCGTGGTATCTAAAGTTTTACACAAGTCCTTTGTGGAGGTAAATGAAGAAGGAACAGAAGCTGCTGCTGCCACGGGGGTGGAAATCAATAAATTATCTTTACAGATACCAGAAGATTTCTTTTGTGATCATCCGTTCCTATTCTTCATCAAGCACAGCAAGACCAACAGCATCCTCTTCTTTGGCAGAATGTCTTCCCCTTAA
- the LOC110322242 gene encoding serpin B4-like isoform X2 encodes MHLFAEATTKFTLELYRQLRESDNNIFYSPISMMTALAMLQLGAKGNTEQQIEKVLQFNEITKKTTEKSAHCHEEENVHEQFQKLMTQLNKSNDAYDLKAANSIYGAKDFPFLQTFLEDIKKYYQVNVDSLDFAHAAEESQKKINSWVESQTNGKIKDLFPRGSLSSSTILVLVNAVYFKGQWNHKFDEKHTTEEKFWLNKNTSKPVQMMKQRNKFNFMFLEDVQAKIVEIPYKGKELSMFVLLPVEIDGLKKIEEQLTADKLLEWTRAENMHMTKLYLCLPRFKVEEKYDLPVPLEHMGMVDAFDPQKADFSGMSSTQGLVVSKVLHKSFVEVNEEGTEAAAATGVEINKLSLQIPEDFFCDHPFLFFIKHSKTNSILFFGRMSSP; translated from the exons ATGCATTTGTTTGCTGAAGCCACTACAAAATTCACACTTGAGCTGTATAGGCAGCTCAGAGAATCAGACAACAACATTTTCTATTCCCCGATCAGCATGATGACAGCATTGGCAATGCTCCAGCTTGGAGCCAAAGGAAACACTGAACAACAAATTGAGAAG GTTCTTCAATTCAATGAAATCACCaagaagacaacagaaaaatCTGCACACTGCCAT gaggaagaaaatgtccATGAACAATTTCAAAAGCTTATGACTCAGTTGAACAAATCCAATGATGCTTATGACCTAAAGGCTGCCAACAGTATCTATGGAGCAAAGGATTTCCCATTTCTCCAG ACATTTTTGGAAGACATTAAGAAATATTACCAAGTGAACGTGGACTCACTCGATTTTGCACATGCAGCAGAAGAGAGCCAAAAGAAGATTAATTCCTGGGTGGAAAGCCAAACAAATG GAAAAATCAAAGACTTATTTCCTAGAGGGAGCCTGAGCAGTAGCACTATACTGGTTCTTGTCAATGCAGTGTATTTCAAAGGACAATGGAATCACAAATTTGATGAAAAGCATACCACAGAAGAAAAGTTTTGGCTGAACAAG AATACAAGTAAACCTGTCCAGAtgatgaaacaaagaaacaaatttaactTCATGTTTCTGGAGGATGTGCAGGCTAAGATTGTGGAAATACCATACAAAGGCAAAGAGCTAAGTATGTTTGTCCTGCTGCCAGTGGAAATCGATGGTCTGAAGAAG ATTGAAGAACAACTCACTGCTGACAAGTTACTAGAGTGGACAAGAGCAGAAAACATGCATATGACCAAGTTGTATTTATGTTTGCCTCGGTTCAAAGTGGAAGAGAAGTATGACCTCCCAGTTCCATTGGAACACATGGGGATGGTCGACGCCTTTGATCCACAGAAGGCTGACTTCTCTGGCATGAGCAGCACTCAGGGTCTCGTGGTATCTAAAGTTTTACACAAGTCCTTTGTGGAGGTAAATGAAGAAGGAACAGAAGCTGCTGCTGCCACGGGGGTGGAAATCAATAAATTATCTTTACAGATACCAGAAGATTTCTTTTGTGATCATCCGTTCCTATTCTTCATCAAGCACAGCAAGACCAACAGCATCCTCTTCTTTGGCAGAATGTCTTCCCCTTAA
- the LOC110322242 gene encoding serpin B3-like isoform X4, whose translation MHLFAEATTKFTLELYRQLRESDNNIFYSPISMMTALAMLQLGAKGNTEQQIEKTFLEDIKKYYQVNVDSLDFAHAAEESQKKINSWVESQTNGKIKDLFPRGSLSSSTILVLVNAVYFKGQWNHKFDEKHTTEEKFWLNKNTSKPVQMMKQRNKFNFMFLEDVQAKIVEIPYKGKELSMFVLLPVEIDGLKKIEEQLTADKLLEWTRAENMHMTKLYLCLPRFKVEEKYDLPVPLEHMGMVDAFDPQKADFSGMSSTQGLVVSKVLHKSFVEVNEEGTEAAAATGVEINKLSLQIPEDFFCDHPFLFFIKHSKTNSILFFGRMSSP comes from the exons ATGCATTTGTTTGCTGAAGCCACTACAAAATTCACACTTGAGCTGTATAGGCAGCTCAGAGAATCAGACAACAACATTTTCTATTCCCCGATCAGCATGATGACAGCATTGGCAATGCTCCAGCTTGGAGCCAAAGGAAACACTGAACAACAAATTGAGAAG ACATTTTTGGAAGACATTAAGAAATATTACCAAGTGAACGTGGACTCACTCGATTTTGCACATGCAGCAGAAGAGAGCCAAAAGAAGATTAATTCCTGGGTGGAAAGCCAAACAAATG GAAAAATCAAAGACTTATTTCCTAGAGGGAGCCTGAGCAGTAGCACTATACTGGTTCTTGTCAATGCAGTGTATTTCAAAGGACAATGGAATCACAAATTTGATGAAAAGCATACCACAGAAGAAAAGTTTTGGCTGAACAAG AATACAAGTAAACCTGTCCAGAtgatgaaacaaagaaacaaatttaactTCATGTTTCTGGAGGATGTGCAGGCTAAGATTGTGGAAATACCATACAAAGGCAAAGAGCTAAGTATGTTTGTCCTGCTGCCAGTGGAAATCGATGGTCTGAAGAAG ATTGAAGAACAACTCACTGCTGACAAGTTACTAGAGTGGACAAGAGCAGAAAACATGCATATGACCAAGTTGTATTTATGTTTGCCTCGGTTCAAAGTGGAAGAGAAGTATGACCTCCCAGTTCCATTGGAACACATGGGGATGGTCGACGCCTTTGATCCACAGAAGGCTGACTTCTCTGGCATGAGCAGCACTCAGGGTCTCGTGGTATCTAAAGTTTTACACAAGTCCTTTGTGGAGGTAAATGAAGAAGGAACAGAAGCTGCTGCTGCCACGGGGGTGGAAATCAATAAATTATCTTTACAGATACCAGAAGATTTCTTTTGTGATCATCCGTTCCTATTCTTCATCAAGCACAGCAAGACCAACAGCATCCTCTTCTTTGGCAGAATGTCTTCCCCTTAA